Below is a genomic region from Catenuloplanes atrovinosus.
GCGGCGAGGCTGAGGCCGAGCAGTGGGAGGAACCAGCCGGCCGCGAGCGTGACGGCGGCGAGTGCGAGCAGTGCGGGCCAGGGCAGGCTACGGAGGCCGGCGGGTGGGAGGAGTGGGCCGGGGCGCCGGCGGGAGACGCTGGTGGGGCGGCGCTGCCACCACATGCGGTAGCCGAGGACGACCAGGGTGGTCAGGCCGGCGGCGAGGAGTGCGAGCGCGAGCTGGTGGGGCAGGCCGAAGAGGGCGCCCATGTGGAGGTCGACGCCCCAGCGGGCCAGCTTGGCCATGAACGGGTAGTCGGCGAAGCGGACGGTGTCGGTGACGGCGAGCGTGGCCGGGTCGACGGCGGCGGCGTCGACGGAGGTGGGGTACGCGCGGTCGACCTCGGTGACGGTCCAGGCGCGGGACTCGCCGGTGGGCACGCCGATCTCGACCTGGTCGGAGTCGATGTCCGCGAGGCGGGCGGCGCCGAGGATGGCGTCGATCTGGGTGGGGTCGGCGGCGCCGGGCGGTGGCGTGACCTGACCGCCGTGGCCGGCGTGGGAGTCGCCGGTGGACGGTGCGGCGGCGGGGCCGAGCGCGGTGTCCAGCGACGGGGTGGACCAGCCGAGCTGGGCGCGGAGCGCGGTGACGTTGCCGCCGGCGTACTGGGACCAGGTCAGGCCGGTGGCGGAGAGCGCGAGCAGGCCGGCCAGGAGCCAGACGCCGAGGAACGCGTGCCAGCCGCGGGTGCGGGCGCGGCCACGCGGACGCCGGGGTACGAACGGGCCGCGGCGGGCGCGGCCGAGCCGGAGCGCGAGGCCGCCGAGCGCGACCACCCACAGCCAGGAGGCGGCGAGCTCGCTGTAGAGGCGGCCGGCGTCGCCGAGGTGCAGCGACCGGTGCAGCTCGTCGATCCAGGAGCGGACCGGCAGCGCGCCGCTGGTGCCGTAGACGGTGGCCTGGCCGAGCACGCGCCCGTCGGCCGGGTCGATGAAGACCGCGTGACGATACGACTCGGGGAACGACCCGTCGTCGAAGATCACCCGGGTGGTGCCGCCCTCGGGCGCGGGCCGCACCGCGACCAGGCCCTGCACCTCCGTGGCCCGCTGCGCGACCACGACCTGCTGCACGAGCGGGATCGCGACCGGGCCGCCCTCCAGCAGGTCGGCGTAGACGGCCTTCTCCACCTGCGGGCTGAGCGCGTAGAGGCCGCCACTCAGCGCGGCGACCAGCAGGAACGGGCCGATCAGGACGCCGGCGTAGAAGTGCAGCCGGTGGACCAGCGGCCGGAGAGCGGCCCAGGTGCCGGGCCGCGCCGGTGCGCGCGTGATCTCGACGTCGACCGCCGTGCCGGCGCGCTCCGGGGGTGTCACGCCGTCCACACCGTGCCGCGCGCCTGGTACTCCAGCGCCTCCTCGACCTTGATGGCCACGTCCGCGTGCAGCTCACGCCCGATCAGGTGCAGCGCGAGGTCCAGGCCGGAGGTGATGCCGCCGGCGGTGACCAGGTCGCCGTCGTCGACCACGCGCGCGTTCTTGATCACGCCGCCGCGCGCGGTCACCTGCGCCCGGGCGACCGTGTGGGTGGTGCAGGGGCGTCCGGTGAGCAGTCCGGCGGCGGCGAGCAGGACCGCGCCGGTGCAGACCGACGACATGATCAGGCCGGGGCGGCGGGCGGCGGCGAGCGCGTCCGGGAGCGCACCGTTGTTGATCTCCGCCCAGATGCCGGGCTCGTTCGGCCGGCCGCCGCCGGGGACGATGAGCACGTCCGCCTCGTGCGGCCGCCAGCCGCGGTCGACCGTCACGCGGGTGCCGAACGCCGCGGTGATCGTGCGTGGCCGGCCGAGCACGGTATAGCCGGTGTCGACCGGACGCTCGCTGTACCACCCGGCCAGCGAGAACACCTCCTGCGGCCCGATGAAGTCCTGCTCCTCGACGCCGTCGAACAGCACGATCCGGACTCGGAGCGGCCGGGTCGCGGCCTCGGCCGGTCTCGCGCCGATCAGCGTCCCCACGCCCGCGACCGCACCCGTCGCCAGCACTGTCCGTCGGTCCATCGATGACTCCTCCACAGCGGATCACTGCACCGGTAGTCGGCGGAACGGCCGCCGTGGTTCCCACGTAACCGCGACATTGACATCAAAGCACGTCGATGCCTAGGGTGCCCGAAAAGGTTTTCGGCGTACGAAGGGGTACGAATCATGAGAAGCATGCGAAGACCGGCGCTGCTGGCGGCCGCGATCGCACTGGCCACGGCGGTCACCGGCACCATGGTCACGCCGGCACCGGCCGCACCGGCACAGGCGACCGCGGCCGGCGCCGCCGAGTGGAACCCGCCGGCCCACCTGAGCGCCGCGCTGGACCGGGTGTGGCAGCACCAGGAGGACACGTACGGCAACCTGTACGGGTTCCGCAACTACATCTGGGACCAGCTGATCGCGGCGCGGGGCAGCATCAACTACTGCGTGCGCTGGGACTCCAGCGCGCCGGTGAGCGCCGCGCTGCGCGACCAGATCGAGGTCAAGCTCGGCCAGCAGTTCAACAAGTGGATCGCGGCGATGGCCGGCTTCGACGGCTTCCCGTACACGTACGTGCCGGTGAACGTGGTCGGCTGGGCGGTGCGGGACCGCAACACTCTCCAGTGGACGGACGACTCGGTCGACGTCTATGTCGGCGACATCCGGGAGAACGCGCCGCAGTGCGCGGAGCCGTGCGGGCGCTTCTTCAACCAGAACGGCCAGTACCCCAACTGCCCCGGCGGGTACGCCCATCACTACGACATGTCGCTGTGGCTCACCGCCGGCATGGGCGGCGGCGCGGGCGGCGACTGGGGCCAGCGGGTGGGCAGCGAGTACTTCGTGAACTCGATCAACCAGGAGAACCAGCACATCCTGCTGCACGAGATCGGCCACGGCCTCGGCCTGGACGACTTCTACGACTGGGACCCGGGCGTCGGCGGCTTCCTGATGAAGGCCGGCTCCGCCACCATGATCACCGAGTTCGACACGTGGATGGCGCGCGACTGGTGGCGCCACCTCAAGAGCCGGTACGGGCTATGACCGACGCGCCACCCCGGTGGACTCGCGCACGATGAGCCGGGTCGGCATGCGCACCACCCCGGCGGCCGGATCACCGTCGAGCGCCGCGAACAGCGCCTTGACCGCGGCGGCACCGAGCTGTTCCAGGTTGAGGTCGACGGTGGTCAGCGGCGGGCGGCACTCGGCGGCGATCACCTCCCAGTTGTCGTAGCCGACCACGGCCACGTCGTCCGGCACCGCGCGGCCGAGGTCGCGCAGCGTCTCGGTCGCGCCGTACGCGATCTGGTCGCTGCCGCAGAAGATCGCGTCCACGTCCGGGTGCGCGGAGAGCAGCATCGCCGCCGCGTGCCGCCCCCACCGCTGGGACCACTGGCCGAACAGCGGCTCCCCCACCGGGTCGAGGCCGGACTCCCGCAGGACCGCGCCGAACGCGGACGCGCGGTCCCGGGCGGCCCGGTAGCCGTGGTCGCCGGTGATGTGCGCGACGCGGCGGCGGCCCAGCGACACGAGATGGCGGGTGGCCAGCCGGGCGCCGCCCGCGTCGTCGGCCACGATGGACACGTCGGCCGGGTCGTCGGACTCGCAGTAGACGTAGACCACCGGGACCGGAATGTCGCGGGTCAGCGACGGGCGCACCTCGTTGGCGTCGCCGAGGATGATGAAGCCGTCCACCTGCCGGGCCAGCAGCGTACGGATGTAGTGGCGGCGGCGGATCGCGTCGCCGCGCGCGTCGCAGAGCAGCACGCTCATCTGCTCGTCGCCGAGCGCGTTCTCCGCGCCGAGCAGCACCGGGATGGTGAACCGGGCCGCGGACAGCTCGTCGGTGAGCAGGCCGATCGTGCGCGTGTTGCCCGAGATCAGGCCGCGGGCCAGCACGTTCGGCTGGAACTTGAGCTCGTCCGCGGCGGCCTGCACGCGCTGCCGGGTGGCGGCCGCGACCTCGCCACGCGCGTTGAGCGCCTTGGACGCGGTGGCGACCGAGACGCCGGCGAGCCGTGCCACGTCGGTGAGGGTCACGGCCTGCGCCCGCTGCCTCGCCACGCGTACCCCCATGGTCGAAAGCTTTCGGATCAGCATAGCGGCCGGGACGGTCCCGCAATCGCCCCGACATAGACCGTTGACAGTGGATTAACGCGGGTGCCACGATGCCCGAAAACGGTTTCGGACGCGCTGGGGGCCGATCCTTGGCGCGCGGGCCGGCGGCGGTGCTCGTGGTAGTCTCGCCCGTCCAACCGTCCGTCCTGCGCACTCGGAGTGCCGGATCCGTGACCGGCGGCATGGCGCATGCCCTGCCTGATCCTCCAGCGAGGATGCGTCGGTTGCATGGCCGGCGCGCCGCTGAGGCTTGACCCTGACACGGTGACAAGGTCTTGACTGCGCGGTATGCAGACGGACATGGTGCGCGCGCTGGGCAGTGACAATCCGACGGTGCGGCTGCGTGCCGCGCTGGCGGTCGGCACCCGGCCGGAACCGGCGCTGATCGGCGCGCTGATCGGGCGGTGCGCGGTGGAGCCGGACTTCTCCGTGCGGGAGACGCTGACCTGGGCGCTCACCCGGCACCCGGCGTCGCTGACCGTGCCGCGGCTGATCGACGAGCTGGCCGCGGAGGGCGCGCAGGCGCGCAGCCAGGCGCTGCACACGCTGTCCAAGATCGGGGACCGGCGGGCGTGGCCGGCCATCACGCGCGCGCTGCTGACCGACGCGGACGACGAGGTGGCGCGCAGCGCGTGGCGGGCCGCGGTGGCGCTGGTGCCGGACGGCGCGGAGGCGGGGCTGGCCGAGGTGCTGGCGACCCAGCTCGGGCGCGGCGGGCGGGACGTGCGACTGAGCCTGAGCCGGGCGCTGATCGCGCTCGGCGACGCGGCCGAGCCGGTGCTGCGCGCGGCGGCGGGCGCGGCCGACCCGGGCGTGCGCCGGCACGCACTCGCCACAGAACGGCTGGCCGAGGACCCGGAGGCCGGGTTCGACGTCGCGCGCGGGGAGGCGGCGCGCATAGTTGCCCTCGGAGCATCGGACGGGGGTGAGCGATAGGTGCTGATCGGTGAGGTGGCGCGCCGGTCCGGGGTGAGCGCGCGCATGCTCCGGCACTACGAGTCGCTGGGCCTGGTGCGGCCGACCGGGCGCACCGGCGCCGGCTACCGGGAGTACTCCGGCGAGGACATCCGGCGAATCCTGCACATCGAGATCCTGCGCTCGCTCGGGCTGTCGCTGCGCGAGGTCGGGCGCGCGCTGGACGATCCCGGCTTCGCGCCGTCCGCGCTCGTCGACGACCTGGAGCGGCGTACGCGGGACCGCATCGCGGCGGAGACGGAGCTGCTCACCCGGCTGCGCCGGATCGGGGCCGCGGAGCCGGCCGGCTGGGAGGACGTGCTCCAGACCGTGGCGCTGCTGCACGCGCTCGGGTCGGAGAACGCGGCGAAACGGCAGCGCGCCGCGCTGTCACCCGCGCCGGAGGCGCCGGTGGACGCGCTGGTCGAGGCCGCGCTGAGCGAGTCGGATCCGAACGTGGCCGGCGCGCTGCGCTGGGCGCTGGCCCGGTCCGGCGACGACGCGCTCGCGCCGCTCGCCGACGGGCTGGACTCGCCGGAGGCGCGGGTGCGCGACCGCGCCGTGCGGGCCATCGCCGAGATCCCGGGCGACGCCGCGACCGCGCTGCTGCGCGACGCGCTCACCCACCCGGACCCGGCGATCCGCCGGTACGCGGCGCTGGCGCTCGGCCCGCGCGGCGCGGCCGAGGCGGTTCCCACGCTGATCGACATGATCGTCGAGGACGTGCGGGACGCGGAGGCGGCGGACGCGCTCAGCGCGCTGGCGGGCGACCCGGCGACCGCGGAATCGATCGCCGCCGGGCTGGCCGGCCGGGCCGTCGGCGGTACCGTCCCGCCCGCGGCGCGGCTGCGGCTGGCGCAGGCGCTCGCGGACATCCCGCGCGAGACGGCGTCGCGGGCGCTGGC
It encodes:
- a CDS encoding PepSY-associated TM helix domain-containing protein encodes the protein MTPPERAGTAVDVEITRAPARPGTWAALRPLVHRLHFYAGVLIGPFLLVAALSGGLYALSPQVEKAVYADLLEGGPVAIPLVQQVVVAQRATEVQGLVAVRPAPEGGTTRVIFDDGSFPESYRHAVFIDPADGRVLGQATVYGTSGALPVRSWIDELHRSLHLGDAGRLYSELAASWLWVVALGGLALRLGRARRGPFVPRRPRGRARTRGWHAFLGVWLLAGLLALSATGLTWSQYAGGNVTALRAQLGWSTPSLDTALGPAAAPSTGDSHAGHGGQVTPPPGAADPTQIDAILGAARLADIDSDQVEIGVPTGESRAWTVTEVDRAYPTSVDAAAVDPATLAVTDTVRFADYPFMAKLARWGVDLHMGALFGLPHQLALALLAAGLTTLVVLGYRMWWQRRPTSVSRRRPGPLLPPAGLRSLPWPALLALAAVTLAAGWFLPLLGLSLAAFLLLDVTLGTLHRRRRPTT
- a CDS encoding DJ-1/PfpI family protein, translated to MDRRTVLATGAVAGVGTLIGARPAEAATRPLRVRIVLFDGVEEQDFIGPQEVFSLAGWYSERPVDTGYTVLGRPRTITAAFGTRVTVDRGWRPHEADVLIVPGGGRPNEPGIWAEINNGALPDALAAARRPGLIMSSVCTGAVLLAAAGLLTGRPCTTHTVARAQVTARGGVIKNARVVDDGDLVTAGGITSGLDLALHLIGRELHADVAIKVEEALEYQARGTVWTA
- a CDS encoding LacI family DNA-binding transcriptional regulator, producing the protein MGVRVARQRAQAVTLTDVARLAGVSVATASKALNARGEVAAATRQRVQAAADELKFQPNVLARGLISGNTRTIGLLTDELSAARFTIPVLLGAENALGDEQMSVLLCDARGDAIRRRHYIRTLLARQVDGFIILGDANEVRPSLTRDIPVPVVYVYCESDDPADVSIVADDAGGARLATRHLVSLGRRRVAHITGDHGYRAARDRASAFGAVLRESGLDPVGEPLFGQWSQRWGRHAAAMLLSAHPDVDAIFCGSDQIAYGATETLRDLGRAVPDDVAVVGYDNWEVIAAECRPPLTTVDLNLEQLGAAAVKALFAALDGDPAAGVVRMPTRLIVRESTGVARRS
- a CDS encoding HEAT repeat domain-containing protein, whose protein sequence is MQTDMVRALGSDNPTVRLRAALAVGTRPEPALIGALIGRCAVEPDFSVRETLTWALTRHPASLTVPRLIDELAAEGAQARSQALHTLSKIGDRRAWPAITRALLTDADDEVARSAWRAAVALVPDGAEAGLAEVLATQLGRGGRDVRLSLSRALIALGDAAEPVLRAAAGAADPGVRRHALATERLAEDPEAGFDVARGEAARIVALGASDGGER
- a CDS encoding HEAT repeat domain-containing protein codes for the protein MLIGEVARRSGVSARMLRHYESLGLVRPTGRTGAGYREYSGEDIRRILHIEILRSLGLSLREVGRALDDPGFAPSALVDDLERRTRDRIAAETELLTRLRRIGAAEPAGWEDVLQTVALLHALGSENAAKRQRAALSPAPEAPVDALVEAALSESDPNVAGALRWALARSGDDALAPLADGLDSPEARVRDRAVRAIAEIPGDAATALLRDALTHPDPAIRRYAALALGPRGAAEAVPTLIDMIVEDVRDAEAADALSALAGDPATAESIAAGLAGRAVGGTVPPAARLRLAQALADIPRETASRALAELSRDEDRAVALTATYILTRRGDAPA